The Catenulispora sp. GP43 genome includes a window with the following:
- a CDS encoding LacI family DNA-binding transcriptional regulator: MTPTPARRLSEVAKKVGVSEATVSRVLNNRPGVAESTREAVLTALDVLGYERPTQLRGERARLIGLVLPELQNPIFPALAEVVGGALAQRGFTPVLCTRTAGGLSESEYVDMLLDQQVSGVVFCGGHYAEAAAPHDHYLRLRSRGIPVILFNAAVEDLGFPGVSTDDEVACEQSYGHLASLGHERIGLVVGPEDHMPSRRRIAAFLAEAERAGRRSGPGARPLSVVVEHAQFSMEGGRAATARALKQGVTAVVCGSDVLALGAIRAVRRSGMDVPRDVSVVGFDDSSFMNCTDPPLTTVRQPIEAMGRAAVAMLLNQVEGGGTAVEELLFEPELVVRGSTGPVRGPDAQAAA, translated from the coding sequence ATGACTCCCACGCCAGCCCGCCGCCTCTCCGAAGTCGCCAAGAAGGTCGGCGTCAGCGAGGCCACCGTGAGCCGGGTCCTCAACAACAGGCCCGGCGTCGCCGAGAGCACCCGGGAAGCCGTTCTGACCGCACTCGACGTGCTCGGCTACGAGCGTCCGACGCAGCTGCGCGGGGAGCGGGCCCGGCTGATCGGCCTGGTCCTGCCGGAGCTGCAGAACCCGATCTTTCCGGCCCTGGCCGAAGTCGTCGGCGGCGCCCTGGCGCAGCGCGGCTTCACCCCGGTCCTGTGCACCCGCACCGCCGGCGGTCTGTCCGAGTCCGAATACGTCGACATGCTGCTGGACCAGCAGGTCTCCGGCGTCGTGTTCTGCGGCGGCCACTACGCCGAGGCGGCCGCGCCGCACGATCACTACCTGCGGCTCAGGTCTCGGGGAATCCCGGTGATCCTGTTCAACGCGGCGGTCGAGGACCTCGGGTTCCCCGGCGTGTCCACCGACGACGAGGTCGCGTGCGAGCAGTCCTACGGCCACCTGGCATCGCTCGGCCACGAGCGCATCGGCCTGGTCGTCGGGCCCGAGGACCACATGCCGTCGCGGCGCCGGATCGCGGCCTTCCTGGCCGAGGCCGAGCGCGCCGGGCGCCGGTCGGGTCCGGGCGCGCGGCCGTTGTCCGTCGTCGTCGAGCACGCGCAGTTCTCGATGGAGGGCGGCCGCGCGGCGACCGCCCGCGCTCTGAAGCAGGGCGTCACTGCCGTGGTCTGCGGCAGCGACGTGCTCGCCCTCGGCGCGATAAGGGCTGTGCGCCGCTCCGGGATGGACGTCCCGCGCGACGTCTCGGTCGTCGGCTTCGACGATTCCAGCTTCATGAACTGCACCGACCCGCCGCTGACCACCGTGCGCCAGCCGATCGAGGCGATGGGCCGGGCGGCGGTGGCGATGCTGCTGAACCAGGTCGAGGGCGGCGGGACCGCTGTGGAGGAGCTCCTGTTCGAGCCCGAGCTGGTGGTCCGGGGCTCGACCGGCCCGGTCCGCGGCCCGGACGCCCAGGCCGCCGCCTGA
- a CDS encoding ABC transporter substrate-binding protein translates to MKSSTQRPAARTAAAVVLIAGLGLSAAACSSSKSGAKDAAAPAGGDGPVTISVPCEPPTSQAGQRKEWLADVATFEKANPNITIKGIDTYPCEDTATFTAQMRAGTEPDVFHTYFTDLNQVLDAGQAADITSYVNDTTVPGFSDLAPSALAAVTAGKTLYGLPTGIYTQGLIINRKLFKQAGLDPDHPPTTWADVEKDAKAITALGNGIYGYGDYSAGNNGGWHFSSEVDANGGQMINQDGTKAAFNAQPATEVLQALHQMRFVDDSMSPTQQLKWGDLQKQMAAGKLGMYIASPDDLYNVIVPQDGGNVDDYGVGPLPSTSGTPAGSLSGGDDVMFNKHDTPAQIRAGIKWIAFSMLTPGQGQFNYARTKADGLPVGFPEPLDWVGATSEKNEALKAASATVNTAYYKTFVDAHEKGMGEPVDAQAVYKTLDATMLSVLNDPNADIPGLLKTAESQVNTLLANAG, encoded by the coding sequence ATGAAGAGTTCCACCCAGCGGCCCGCCGCCCGCACGGCGGCCGCCGTCGTCCTCATAGCCGGTCTCGGACTGTCCGCCGCGGCGTGTTCCAGCAGCAAGAGCGGCGCCAAGGACGCCGCGGCGCCGGCCGGGGGCGACGGCCCGGTCACGATCAGCGTCCCGTGCGAGCCGCCGACCAGCCAGGCCGGGCAGCGCAAGGAGTGGCTCGCCGACGTCGCGACGTTCGAGAAGGCGAACCCGAACATCACGATCAAGGGCATCGACACCTATCCCTGCGAGGACACCGCGACCTTCACGGCGCAGATGCGGGCCGGGACCGAGCCGGACGTGTTCCACACCTACTTCACCGACCTGAACCAGGTGCTCGACGCCGGGCAGGCCGCGGACATCACGTCCTACGTCAACGACACCACGGTCCCGGGCTTCAGCGACCTCGCGCCCTCCGCGCTGGCCGCCGTCACCGCAGGCAAGACCCTCTACGGTCTGCCGACCGGCATCTACACCCAGGGTCTGATCATCAACCGCAAGCTGTTCAAGCAGGCCGGACTGGACCCGGACCACCCGCCGACAACGTGGGCGGACGTGGAGAAGGACGCCAAGGCGATCACCGCGCTGGGCAACGGGATCTACGGCTACGGCGACTACAGCGCCGGCAACAACGGCGGCTGGCACTTCTCCTCCGAGGTCGACGCCAACGGCGGGCAGATGATCAACCAGGACGGGACCAAGGCGGCCTTCAACGCCCAGCCCGCGACCGAGGTGCTGCAGGCGCTGCACCAGATGCGCTTCGTCGACGACAGCATGAGCCCGACGCAGCAGCTGAAGTGGGGCGACCTGCAGAAGCAGATGGCCGCCGGGAAGCTCGGCATGTACATCGCCTCCCCGGACGACCTGTACAACGTCATCGTCCCGCAGGACGGCGGCAACGTCGACGACTACGGCGTCGGCCCGCTGCCCAGCACCAGCGGGACCCCGGCCGGCTCGCTGTCCGGCGGCGACGACGTCATGTTCAACAAGCACGACACCCCGGCGCAGATCCGGGCGGGCATCAAGTGGATCGCCTTCTCGATGCTGACCCCGGGCCAGGGCCAGTTCAACTACGCGCGCACCAAGGCCGACGGGCTCCCGGTCGGTTTCCCCGAGCCGCTGGACTGGGTCGGCGCGACCTCGGAGAAGAACGAGGCGCTGAAGGCCGCGAGCGCCACGGTGAACACCGCCTACTACAAGACCTTCGTGGACGCGCACGAGAAGGGCATGGGCGAGCCGGTCGACGCGCAGGCGGTCTACAAGACGCTGGACGCCACCATGCTGAGCGTTCTGAACGACCCGAACGCGGACATCCCGGGCCTGCTGAAGACCGCGGAGTCGCAGGTCAATACGCTGCTCGCCAACGCGGGCTAG
- a CDS encoding DUF1295 domain-containing protein, with translation MDALTVCLSVYAAVCLATWLMSVLTREYSWVDRIWSIVPIAYTGIFAGAAGFHDARLNVMCALVTLWGVRLTFNFARKGGYAPGGEDYRWAVLRGRMAPWQFQLFNIFFIVLYQNAILLLIALPCRTALEHRTSFTIADGVLTALFAGFLVGETLADQQQWRFQQAKRADLDAGHEPAARFVTTGLFRFSRHPNFFFEQAQWWVVAGFGVAAARAVPWTVLGALLLTALFVGSTRFTESISVSRYPEYTKYQLRTSAVVPWRPRSLRSDSEAAPRPLA, from the coding sequence ATGGACGCGCTCACTGTCTGCTTGTCCGTATACGCGGCGGTCTGCTTGGCGACGTGGCTCATGTCGGTGCTCACGCGCGAGTACTCGTGGGTCGACCGGATCTGGTCCATCGTGCCCATCGCCTACACCGGGATCTTCGCCGGAGCGGCGGGCTTCCATGACGCGCGCCTGAACGTCATGTGCGCCCTCGTCACGCTGTGGGGCGTGCGACTCACCTTCAACTTCGCCCGCAAAGGCGGCTACGCACCAGGCGGTGAAGACTACCGCTGGGCTGTGCTCCGGGGCCGGATGGCACCTTGGCAGTTCCAGCTCTTCAACATCTTCTTCATCGTGCTGTATCAGAACGCGATCCTGCTGCTGATCGCCCTGCCCTGCAGGACCGCTCTGGAGCACCGTACGTCGTTCACCATCGCCGACGGCGTCCTCACCGCGTTGTTCGCCGGTTTCCTCGTCGGCGAGACGCTGGCGGACCAGCAGCAGTGGCGCTTCCAGCAGGCCAAGCGCGCCGATCTCGACGCCGGTCACGAGCCCGCGGCGCGCTTCGTCACCACCGGCCTGTTCCGGTTCTCACGACACCCCAACTTCTTCTTCGAGCAAGCGCAGTGGTGGGTCGTCGCAGGCTTCGGCGTCGCCGCGGCACGCGCGGTGCCGTGGACGGTACTCGGCGCCCTTCTGCTGACCGCGCTGTTCGTGGGCTCGACCCGCTTCACTGAGAGCATCAGCGTCTCGCGGTACCCGGAGTACACCAAGTATCAGCTGCGGACGTCCGCAGTCGTACCGTGGCGGCCTCGCAGCCTTCGAAGCGATTCGGAGGCTGCGCCGCGCCCTTTGGCTTAG
- a CDS encoding SAM-dependent methyltransferase, with product MTEELGPDTGPLLPDWLPPEIDQTKPHPARMYDYMLGGKNHFEVDREAAEVAMAAAPAARAMVLENRAFLGRAVRHLAEAGITQYLDIGTGLPGEGNTGEVARAIRPEARVAYVDYDPIVAVHSRALLAGDESRTAVVLADVREPKTILEHPRVLELLDFDQPVAVLMVALLHFVGHDEDAAGIVAAFRDALPPGSALVISHGTDGGQPEVSAAARKGWDNAKSRVVVRDHEEIAALFGDFELVEPGVVQLPLWRPDGPVREDWETIWLDGGVAFKR from the coding sequence ATGACCGAGGAACTGGGCCCCGACACCGGTCCGCTGCTGCCGGACTGGCTGCCGCCGGAGATCGACCAGACCAAGCCGCACCCGGCGCGCATGTACGACTACATGCTCGGCGGCAAGAACCACTTCGAGGTGGACCGCGAGGCCGCCGAGGTGGCGATGGCCGCCGCCCCCGCGGCGCGCGCCATGGTGCTGGAGAACCGGGCCTTCCTCGGCCGCGCCGTCCGCCACCTCGCCGAGGCGGGCATCACGCAGTACCTGGACATCGGCACCGGCCTGCCCGGCGAGGGCAACACCGGCGAGGTGGCCCGCGCGATCCGGCCCGAGGCGCGGGTCGCCTACGTCGACTACGACCCGATCGTCGCCGTCCACTCCCGCGCCCTGCTCGCCGGCGACGAGAGCCGCACCGCGGTGGTGCTGGCCGACGTGCGCGAGCCCAAGACGATCCTGGAGCACCCGCGGGTCCTGGAACTGCTCGACTTCGACCAGCCGGTCGCGGTCCTGATGGTCGCGCTGCTGCACTTCGTCGGGCACGACGAGGACGCCGCCGGCATCGTCGCGGCCTTCCGCGACGCCCTGCCCCCCGGCAGCGCCCTGGTGATCTCGCACGGCACCGACGGCGGCCAGCCCGAGGTCTCCGCGGCCGCGCGCAAGGGCTGGGACAACGCCAAGTCCCGGGTCGTGGTGCGCGACCACGAGGAGATAGCGGCGCTGTTCGGCGACTTCGAGCTCGTCGAGCCCGGCGTGGTGCAGCTGCCGCTGTGGCGTCCGGACGGCCCGGTGCGCGAGGACTGGGAGACGATCTGGCTCGACGGCGGGGTCGCCTTCAAGCGCTGA
- a CDS encoding VOC family protein, producing MDHVSINVEDMDAAKEFFLMLGMEVAGEAKVGGAQVGRIIGLTDPMSDVVFLRTPDRHSQIELVRHLAAPDENGPHAPASNRLGLIHIAFEIEGLTALLAELRAKGYDTVGTVENFEDVYLLCFLRGPEGIIVELAEDISPKHGS from the coding sequence ATGGATCACGTGAGCATCAACGTCGAGGACATGGATGCCGCGAAGGAGTTCTTCCTCATGCTGGGCATGGAGGTGGCCGGCGAGGCGAAGGTCGGCGGCGCCCAGGTGGGCCGGATCATCGGGCTGACCGACCCGATGTCCGACGTGGTCTTCCTGCGCACGCCTGACCGCCACAGCCAGATCGAGCTGGTCAGGCACCTCGCCGCGCCCGACGAGAACGGCCCGCACGCGCCGGCGTCGAACCGGCTGGGCCTGATCCACATCGCCTTCGAGATCGAAGGCCTGACGGCCCTGCTCGCCGAGCTGCGCGCCAAGGGCTACGACACGGTCGGGACGGTCGAGAACTTCGAGGACGTCTACCTGCTGTGCTTCCTGCGCGGGCCCGAGGGGATCATCGTCGAACTCGCCGAGGACATCAGCCCGAAGCACGGCAGCTGA
- a CDS encoding carbohydrate ABC transporter permease: MAEQILLRPGNRSSRRLPAGGPQPPARGRRFAVSVRRNLAGYGFMVGAVLCFALFSWYPMIREFVMSFQGTHRDPVTRLPTTTWVGWRNYTRIWHDPTFAAAWKNTVEFSLLALLIGFAVPFVVAIVLNELRHARGYLRVLVYLPVMLPPASALLLFQYFYDPNTGLFDHLLRLMHLPTSQFVQSSGSAMVSVVIASTWMNMGGTTLIYLAALQNIPGELYEAAELDGAGILGRIRHVTIPQTRLILSMMLMLQIVGTMQLFIEPFILTNGGAGPGNSTISVVNLIYQYAFNLSGSSNYNSASALGVLLMLVLGVFSALYLWISRDREN; this comes from the coding sequence ATGGCGGAACAGATCCTCCTCAGACCGGGAAACCGGTCCTCGCGCCGGCTTCCCGCCGGCGGGCCGCAGCCGCCCGCGCGCGGGCGCCGGTTCGCGGTGAGTGTGCGCCGCAATCTGGCCGGATACGGGTTCATGGTCGGCGCTGTGCTGTGCTTCGCCTTGTTCTCCTGGTATCCGATGATCCGCGAGTTCGTCATGAGCTTCCAGGGGACGCACCGGGACCCGGTCACGCGGCTGCCCACGACGACCTGGGTGGGTTGGCGCAACTACACCCGGATCTGGCACGACCCGACGTTCGCCGCGGCGTGGAAGAACACGGTCGAGTTCAGTCTGCTCGCGCTGTTGATCGGCTTCGCGGTCCCGTTCGTCGTGGCCATCGTCCTCAACGAGCTACGGCACGCGCGCGGCTATCTGCGGGTCCTGGTCTACCTGCCGGTGATGCTGCCGCCGGCCTCCGCGCTGTTGCTGTTCCAGTACTTCTACGACCCGAACACCGGGCTGTTCGACCACCTGCTGCGCCTGATGCACCTGCCGACGTCGCAGTTCGTGCAGTCCTCCGGCAGTGCGATGGTCTCCGTGGTCATCGCGTCCACCTGGATGAACATGGGCGGCACGACGCTGATCTACCTGGCCGCGCTCCAGAACATCCCCGGCGAGCTGTACGAGGCGGCGGAGCTGGACGGCGCGGGCATCCTGGGGCGGATCCGGCACGTCACGATCCCGCAGACCCGGCTGATCCTGTCGATGATGCTGATGCTGCAGATCGTCGGCACGATGCAGCTGTTCATCGAGCCCTTCATCCTCACCAACGGCGGTGCCGGTCCCGGCAACTCGACGATCTCCGTGGTGAACCTGATCTACCAGTACGCCTTCAACCTGTCCGGATCCAGCAACTACAACAGCGCCTCGGCGCTCGGGGTGCTGCTGATGCTGGTACTGGGCGTCTTCTCCGCCCTGTACCTGTGGATCAGCCGAGACCGTGAGAACTAA
- a CDS encoding DoxX family protein: MNIFLWILQAVLAAFFALSGLGKAFQPKEKVLEKAPALQDYAPATIRFIGAAELAGAIGIVLPAAVGVATVLTPTAAAGLAVLMLLAAVVHARRREALGVGVTVVLTVLAAVIAVGR, translated from the coding sequence ATGAACATCTTCTTGTGGATCCTGCAGGCGGTCCTCGCCGCCTTCTTCGCGCTGTCCGGCCTGGGCAAGGCGTTCCAGCCGAAAGAGAAGGTCCTGGAAAAGGCCCCGGCGCTTCAGGACTACGCGCCGGCGACCATCCGCTTCATCGGCGCCGCCGAACTGGCCGGCGCCATCGGGATCGTCCTGCCGGCCGCCGTCGGCGTCGCCACGGTGCTGACGCCGACCGCCGCCGCCGGCCTGGCGGTCCTGATGCTGCTGGCGGCGGTCGTGCACGCGCGGCGCCGCGAAGCGCTCGGCGTCGGGGTCACCGTCGTGCTGACTGTGCTGGCGGCGGTGATCGCCGTCGGACGATAG
- a CDS encoding RNA polymerase sigma factor, with product MNEALVRDLVPAVIGVLVRRGADFASAEDAVQEALIRALQTWPDDPPRDPKGWLVTAAWHKFVDAARAEASRQRRELAVDAEPPPGPAPAGDDTLRLYFLCAHPSLPSAAAVALTLRAVGGLTTRQIAQACLVPEATMAQRIVRAKRRIEGLPLDEHGDLATVLRVLYLVFNEGYGGDLDLAAEAIRLTRQLVALTADDPEVAGLLALMLLHHARRASRTGPGGRLVPLAEQDRSRWDTALIAEGVTILQTALARDRLGEYQAQAAIAALHADAQKAEETDWPQIVEWYDELLALTGSPVVRLNRAVAVGEADGAQAGLAALAEVGADVPRRAAVAAYLHERAGDRALAAELYAEAARAATSVQEVEYLTREAARVRQRERA from the coding sequence GTGAACGAGGCGCTGGTGCGCGACCTGGTTCCCGCGGTGATCGGCGTCCTCGTCCGGCGCGGGGCGGACTTCGCCTCGGCCGAGGACGCCGTCCAGGAGGCGCTGATCCGCGCGTTGCAGACCTGGCCGGACGACCCGCCGCGGGACCCGAAGGGCTGGCTGGTCACGGCGGCCTGGCACAAGTTCGTCGACGCCGCCCGCGCCGAGGCCTCGCGCCAGCGCCGCGAGCTGGCCGTGGACGCCGAGCCGCCGCCGGGCCCGGCCCCGGCCGGCGATGACACCCTGCGCCTGTACTTCCTGTGCGCGCACCCCTCGCTGCCCTCGGCCGCCGCCGTCGCCCTGACCCTGCGCGCCGTCGGCGGCCTGACCACCCGCCAGATCGCCCAGGCCTGCCTGGTGCCCGAGGCGACCATGGCGCAGCGCATCGTGCGCGCCAAGCGCCGCATCGAAGGGCTGCCGCTGGACGAGCACGGCGACCTGGCCACCGTCCTGCGCGTGCTCTACCTGGTCTTCAACGAGGGCTACGGCGGCGACCTCGACCTGGCCGCCGAGGCCATCCGCCTGACCCGCCAGCTGGTCGCCCTCACCGCCGACGACCCCGAAGTCGCCGGCCTGCTGGCCCTGATGCTGCTGCACCACGCCCGCCGCGCCTCGCGCACCGGCCCCGGCGGCCGCCTGGTGCCGCTGGCCGAGCAGGACCGCTCCCGCTGGGACACCGCGCTGATCGCCGAGGGCGTCACGATCCTGCAGACCGCCCTGGCCCGCGACCGCCTCGGCGAGTACCAGGCGCAGGCGGCGATCGCGGCGCTGCACGCGGACGCCCAGAAGGCCGAGGAGACCGACTGGCCGCAGATCGTGGAGTGGTACGACGAACTGCTGGCCCTCACCGGCAGCCCGGTGGTGCGGCTCAACCGCGCCGTCGCGGTCGGCGAGGCCGACGGCGCGCAGGCCGGACTGGCGGCCCTGGCCGAGGTCGGCGCCGACGTCCCCCGCCGCGCCGCGGTGGCCGCGTACCTGCACGAACGCGCCGGCGACCGCGCGCTCGCCGCCGAGCTGTACGCTGAGGCGGCGCGCGCCGCGACCAGCGTGCAAGAGGTCGAATACCTCACCCGGGAGGCGGCGCGGGTGCGGCAGCGCGAACGAGCATGA
- a CDS encoding glycoside hydrolase family 13 protein, whose protein sequence is MTQVEDKGLRTAEPPTADVADAADAAAAWWRSAAIYQVYTRSFADSDGDGVGDLPGVRAKLPYLAALGIQAIWFNPWYPSPMADAGYDIADYRDIEPVFGTLADADALIAEAHALGIKVIIDIVPNHCSDRHAWFQAALAAEPGSPERARFWFRPGRGEDGSLPPNDWQSIFGGPAWTRVRAADGTPGEWYLHLFAPEQPDFNWTSPAVRAEFEDVLRFWFDRGADGIRIDSAALLTKDPELPDLASDPRPHPYEDRDDVHEIYRAWRRVAESYGGDRALIGELWIPDPERFTHYFHDDELHSAFNFPYLCSAWDAAELRSVIDATIRIHAPVDAPPTWVLSNHDVDRHVTRYGRADTSFGMDRREHGRPVDVELGTRRARAAAMLTFALPGAVYVYQGDELGLWEVEGIPSELRQDPIWQRTGGTDPGRDGCRVPLPWSGQAAPFGFSPAGAPARPWLPQPAGWSGLTVETQTGDPRSMLELYRAALRIRREETGLADGPMRWMPSAEAVLDFVRGDSLRCVVNLSAAAVGLPQHREIVLQSADLVEGMLPPDAAVWLR, encoded by the coding sequence ATGACCCAGGTCGAAGACAAAGGTCTGCGCACCGCCGAGCCGCCGACCGCCGATGTCGCCGATGCCGCCGATGCCGCCGCCGCGTGGTGGCGCAGCGCCGCGATCTACCAGGTCTACACGCGCAGCTTCGCCGACTCCGACGGCGACGGTGTCGGCGACCTGCCGGGCGTCCGCGCCAAGCTGCCGTACCTGGCCGCCTTGGGGATCCAGGCGATCTGGTTCAACCCTTGGTATCCCTCACCGATGGCCGACGCCGGCTACGACATCGCCGACTACCGTGACATCGAGCCGGTTTTCGGCACGCTGGCCGACGCCGACGCGCTGATCGCCGAGGCCCACGCCCTGGGGATCAAGGTGATCATCGACATCGTCCCCAACCACTGCTCGGACCGGCACGCCTGGTTCCAGGCGGCGCTGGCCGCGGAGCCGGGATCACCGGAGCGGGCGCGGTTCTGGTTCCGTCCCGGACGCGGCGAGGACGGCTCTCTCCCGCCGAACGACTGGCAGTCCATCTTCGGCGGACCGGCGTGGACCCGGGTCCGCGCCGCCGACGGGACGCCCGGCGAGTGGTACCTGCACCTGTTCGCGCCCGAGCAGCCCGACTTCAACTGGACCTCGCCGGCCGTGCGCGCGGAGTTCGAGGACGTCCTGCGGTTCTGGTTCGACCGCGGCGCGGACGGCATCCGCATCGACTCCGCCGCCCTGCTGACCAAGGATCCCGAGCTTCCCGACCTGGCCTCCGATCCCCGTCCGCACCCGTATGAGGACCGTGACGACGTCCACGAGATCTACCGCGCCTGGCGCCGGGTCGCGGAGTCCTACGGCGGCGACCGCGCGCTGATCGGCGAGCTGTGGATCCCGGACCCGGAGCGCTTCACGCACTACTTCCACGACGACGAGCTGCACAGCGCCTTCAACTTCCCCTACCTGTGCAGTGCCTGGGACGCCGCCGAGCTGCGCTCCGTCATCGACGCGACGATCCGGATCCACGCGCCGGTCGACGCACCGCCGACCTGGGTGCTGTCGAACCACGACGTCGACCGGCACGTCACCCGCTACGGCCGCGCCGACACCTCCTTCGGCATGGACCGCCGCGAGCACGGACGCCCGGTGGACGTCGAGCTCGGGACCCGGCGCGCCCGGGCGGCGGCGATGCTGACGTTCGCGCTGCCCGGCGCGGTGTACGTCTACCAGGGCGACGAGCTGGGCCTGTGGGAGGTCGAGGGCATCCCGTCCGAGCTGCGCCAGGACCCGATCTGGCAGCGCACCGGCGGCACCGACCCGGGGCGCGACGGCTGCCGCGTGCCGCTGCCGTGGTCCGGCCAGGCCGCGCCGTTCGGCTTCTCGCCGGCCGGCGCGCCGGCGCGGCCCTGGCTGCCGCAGCCGGCGGGCTGGTCCGGGCTGACCGTCGAGACGCAGACCGGCGACCCCCGCTCGATGCTCGAGCTGTACCGGGCGGCGCTGCGGATCCGCCGCGAGGAGACCGGCCTCGCGGACGGGCCGATGCGCTGGATGCCGAGCGCCGAGGCCGTGCTCGACTTCGTCAGGGGCGACTCCTTGCGCTGCGTGGTGAACCTCTCGGCGGCGGCGGTCGGGCTGCCGCAGCACCGGGAGATCGTGCTGCAGAGCGCGGATCTGGTCGAGGGGATGCTGCCGCCGGACGCGGCCGTGTGGCTGCGGTGA
- a CDS encoding carbohydrate ABC transporter permease, which produces MTTQNTRTLINRGRARKRSPLDDTSTRTLVSTATLNRRSGRIAYWTVATLVIAGFTMIFLGPLYFMFTDGLKSTKESVQSPPTLYPHSVHPGNFVDAWNGTGIARLLANTLYYAFGALAFQLIFDVAAAYAISKLRPRFGNAVFGMMLATLMIPSLVLIVPQYLTVADLPVLHLNLIGSPAAIWLPSVANGFSIFLLKRFFDSIPDELMAAAAIDGAGRMRTLWSIVLPMSRPILAVVSIFAVTSVWKDFLWPKLVEGGYSPTRETLNVGLTSAANTSPQNMVIAASAIAAVPAVIFFLAFQRNIMSGLTAGSLKG; this is translated from the coding sequence ATGACGACGCAGAACACCAGGACCCTGATCAACCGCGGCCGCGCGCGCAAGCGGTCCCCGCTGGACGACACGAGCACCCGCACCCTGGTCTCCACCGCCACGCTGAACCGCCGCTCGGGCCGGATCGCGTACTGGACCGTGGCGACCCTGGTCATCGCGGGGTTCACGATGATCTTCCTCGGACCGCTCTACTTCATGTTCACCGACGGTCTGAAGTCGACCAAGGAGTCGGTGCAGAGCCCGCCGACGCTGTATCCGCACTCGGTGCACCCCGGCAACTTCGTCGACGCCTGGAACGGGACCGGGATCGCGCGGCTTTTGGCCAACACGCTTTACTACGCGTTCGGCGCTCTGGCGTTCCAGCTCATCTTCGACGTCGCCGCCGCTTACGCGATCTCCAAGCTGCGGCCGCGGTTCGGCAACGCGGTCTTCGGCATGATGCTGGCGACGCTGATGATCCCCTCGCTGGTGCTCATCGTGCCGCAGTACCTCACGGTCGCCGACCTGCCGGTCCTGCACCTGAACCTGATCGGCTCCCCCGCCGCGATCTGGCTGCCGTCGGTGGCGAACGGCTTCAGCATCTTCCTGCTCAAGCGGTTCTTCGACTCGATCCCGGACGAGCTGATGGCCGCGGCCGCGATCGACGGCGCGGGGCGGATGCGGACGCTGTGGTCGATCGTGCTGCCGATGTCGCGGCCGATCCTCGCCGTGGTCTCGATCTTCGCGGTGACCTCGGTGTGGAAGGACTTCCTGTGGCCGAAGCTGGTCGAGGGCGGCTACAGCCCGACCCGTGAGACGTTGAACGTCGGCCTCACCTCCGCGGCGAACACGTCCCCGCAGAACATGGTGATCGCCGCTTCGGCCATCGCCGCCGTCCCGGCCGTCATCTTCTTCCTGGCCTTCCAGCGGAACATCATGTCCGGTCTGACCGCCGGCAGCCTGAAGGGGTAG
- a CDS encoding YciI family protein: protein MKYLLLKHYRGGPAPAVDFPPMDQWTPEEVDAHVQFMRDFASRLQESGEFVDMQALSAEGAFVRSGGQGRPPVTDGPFAETKDLIAGWYIVDVDSWDRAVQIAGELSAVPGPGGEPLLEWLEVRPFLGAEAPKAAG from the coding sequence ATGAAGTACCTGCTCCTGAAGCACTACCGCGGCGGCCCGGCCCCGGCCGTCGACTTCCCGCCGATGGACCAGTGGACGCCCGAGGAGGTCGACGCGCACGTCCAGTTCATGCGCGACTTCGCCTCCCGGCTGCAGGAGAGCGGCGAGTTCGTCGACATGCAGGCGCTGTCCGCCGAGGGCGCGTTCGTCCGGAGCGGCGGCCAGGGCCGCCCGCCGGTGACCGACGGCCCGTTCGCCGAGACCAAGGACCTGATCGCCGGCTGGTACATCGTCGACGTCGACTCCTGGGACCGCGCGGTCCAGATCGCCGGCGAGCTGTCCGCGGTGCCGGGCCCCGGCGGCGAGCCGCTGCTGGAGTGGCTCGAGGTCCGGCCCTTCCTCGGCGCCGAGGCCCCGAAGGCCGCCGGGTGA